A part of Lathamus discolor isolate bLatDis1 chromosome 17, bLatDis1.hap1, whole genome shotgun sequence genomic DNA contains:
- the SCN3B gene encoding LOW QUALITY PROTEIN: sodium channel regulatory subunit beta-3 (The sequence of the model RefSeq protein was modified relative to this genomic sequence to represent the inferred CDS: inserted 3 bases in 2 codons) — MPAAGRAPRPGSGXLRAAVAVRGSRCCRRHLLLLSGSAPGLRLCPRRGPGPCPWCCRRRPHPVAPRXGSGGAAASEGASALMRTMAALPRLLRASSVVLVVWAGFCSAVCVEVPSETEAVQGTHMKLLCISCMKREEVTASTVVEWFYRPEGGKDEPIYEYRKTNHEFPSRFSGRLQWNGSKDMQDVSITVLNVTLNDSGIYTCNITREFEFEIHRPLFTSSRLIHLTVVEEAGEDFTSVISEIMMYILLVFLTLWLLIEMVYCYRKVSKAEEAAQENATDYLAIPSENKENCAVPVEE; from the exons ATGCCCGCGGCGGGCCGTGCCCCCCGCCCGGGCTCAGG GCTCCGCGCAGCCGTCGCGGTGCGAGGGAGCCGTTGCTGCCGCCgccacctgctgctgctcagcggCTCCGCCCCGGGGCTGCGGCTCTGCCCGCGGCGCGGCCCTGGGCCCTGTCCGTggtgctgccgccgccgcccgcaTCCTGTTGCGCCGC CTGGGAGCGGAGGAGCAGCGGCTTCCGAGGGAGCCTCTGCCCTGATGCGAACAATGGCTGCGCTGCCCAGGCTGCTCCGTGCGTCCTCGGTCGTGTTGGTGGTCTGGG CCGGTTTTTGTTCTGCAGTATGTGTTGAAGTTCCATCAGAGACAGAGGCAGTCCAAGGAACACACATGAAGCTGCTCTGCATCTCCTGCATGAAGAGAGAAGAGGTCACAGCCAGCACGGTGGTGGAATGGTTCTACAGGCCGGAGGGTGGAAAGGATGAACCT ATCTACGAGTACAGGAAAACCAACCATGAGTTTCCAAGCCGCTTCAGTGGCCGGTTGCAGTGGAATGGGAGTAAAGACATGCAGGACGTCTCCATCACTGTGTTAAACGTGACCTTGAACGATTCGGGTATCTACACCTGTAACATCACCCGGGAGTTTGAGTTTGAGATTCACCGGCCTCTCTTCACGAGCTCCAGACTGATCCACCTCACCGTGGTGGAGGAGG CTGGAGAAGACTTCACCTCAGTCATCTCTGAAATTATGATGTATATTCTGCTGGTCTTCCTCACCCTGTGGCTGCTGATAGAGATGGTCTATTGCTACAGGAAAGTCTCCAAGGCAGAGGAAGCTGCCCAAGAAAATGC GACAGACTATCTTGCGATTCCatcagaaaacaaggaaaactgTGCCGTGCCTGTGGAGGAATAG